TGTCCGGACGGTCAAACTGAACAAGCTTGCCTGCCACCGTTAATTGCCCACGGGTAGGCCTCAAGAGGCAACCACAGATCGACAGCAATGTAGTCTTGCCAGACCCTGAAGGACCAAGTAATACGCAAGTATCGCTCGCCGCGAAGTCCACATTTATGTTGACAAGCACTTGATGCTCGCTTGTCCCATCGTTATATGACTTCGACAGGTTGGACGCGCTGATGGCTAGCGGCACTATAACCACCTATATACACGCTCACTGAAACACCGAGATCGGGTCAATGCGATGAATAGTTCGCACGGACACCCACGCGGCTAATGCCGCGCTGCCAAAGCACGCGGCTGTCACGGACATGTACACAGGCCCTGTCGTCTCGATTGGAACTGGTGTCGACGCCGTCGCCTTGACTGCCCACCAAAACAGAATCGTGCCCACGCAAATACCGGTCGCGCCAAGCAACATCGCTTGCACCAACACTATTTGAAGTACACTTGCCCGAGTGAACCCTACCGCAAGTAGCGTCGCGTAGTCTCTCAGGTGGTCATGTGTAACGGCATACAGCGTCTGGCTGCTGACAACACATCCAACCAACACTCCAAGCGCGGCCGTCAATGCTACCGTGAACCCTAAACCTGTCTCAAGCAACCAGAATCTGGAAGTTCGTACGCCAAACTCACGCGACGTTAGCACCTCAACGCCCGGCACTTCAGCAGTGATGCATTCCTTGACTGTCTGAATCGACAATGG
The DNA window shown above is from Pirellulales bacterium and carries:
- a CDS encoding FtsX-like permease family protein; its protein translation is MLLSWAFWKLANGKQQNVALIGVGERLAGAPWAMQEGQIDCLRRPNRVIVDDLFRDKLGITGVDDDAEVLQKNVIVGGLSRDVRTLTAAPHVFMALESLRECDPRLRTDDITYVLVRCVSPLSIQTVKECITAEVPGVEVLTSREFGVRTSRFWLLETGLGFTVALTAALGVLVGCVVSSQTLYAVTHDHLRDYATLLAVGFTRASVLQIVLVQAMLLGATGICVGTILFWWAVKATASTPVPIETTGPVYMSVTAACFGSAALAAWVSVRTIHRIDPISVFQ